Part of the Rhodococcus sp. OK302 genome is shown below.
GTATGTGAACAACAGCGCCGAAAACAGTCATCAGCCGACCCGGCAGCGGGAGCGGTCCTTCAACTGGCCGAGAAGCTGGTACTCGAGAAGCTCGAGCACTTCGTCGGAGTCACCGAATCCAACATCCTCCAGCGCCCCCGCGCGTGCGTCCTCGCCCAATGGGCCTTCTGACTTGGAGAATCTGCAGTGCGGCCCCGGCGATCCAGGAATGGGCAGACGAGGCCGAAACGGGTTACTACGTCGAAAAGTTGCGCAAGCGCGTGCGACCCGCCCTCGGTGCCGGCCCTGGGGCTGGAGTGCCTGTGCGGGACGCGCCATCGATGGAGGCGTTGAACACGCGTGGAGAGGGAATTTGTCTCCCGATCCGAGGCGATCCGAGAAGCGGTGCACGCCTGGACTCAGGCCTCGTAAAAGCACATAAATCCACCCTCAAACACGGAATCACGAAGACGCCGGTATCTACGCAAGACTGAGACGGTGAACGACGGTCGAATCCCGATTGTCCATACATCTGATCGACATGCGACGAGTTACGGTTGGCGATCATGACGTGGATCGAGACGACGCAGTCCACGAGCCAATCAAAGAGAGGGTAGCCTCAAACATCTTCTAGCGCATCGCAAATCGAGCACTCAGGAACTCAACCAACTGCCACGGCTGGGTATCCGGCGAGTCGATCAACGCGATCAACGCATCCTTGTCTTCCACTGCAATCGGCTCGATTCCACCAAAAGTCCGCATCGTGGCGCCGGCGGGCAGCACCCGGGTGCACACTAGTGCGCCGGCTTCAAGGTTCAGACTCCCCCACTCGTCGGCGACGTCATGAACATCTCCGGTACGGACGTCACTCAACGTCAGCGACGTACCCGGAACCGTCGAGACAACCTCGTACACCGACCGCGGCACCTCCAACCATCGCTGCGCCAGTTCCAACTCGTCGGCAGGCAGTAGTTCACCGCGACGCCCTATGAATGCTTCGAAGATGTTTCCGTCGAATAGTGCTGCGTCGACTGCCAATCCGCCTTCGAGTGCTCGGGTCAGCGCATCCTCGTCATCCCAATGCTGAGCACGAACCTCGGCGAGGTCGAATACCTCGTCGAAGTACTCCGGCGTGCGCGAGAACAGTTGCGCCTTCACGTACAGCCAGTTCGCCCGGTCGTCGAACGTAACTTCCGCCTTACCCAGATGGCAGACCTTGAACTTTCGACCAGATCCACACCAGCACTTGTCATTACGACCCAATTCCGGATGATCGGCCGGGGCATATCGGGCTAGCACGTCGTGCAAGATTTCCGATTCGCCGCCCTCGATCCGGCCCAGCAAAGCGAGCGCGCGCGTAGCGTCACTGCGATCGGCAACCAGAAGTGCGAGATCGAAAATTGCTGGGACCCAATCGGGATCGCGGTCGAGCGCGCTTTCGTAGTACGCCTCGGCGACGATGATCTTGCCGAGGCTGTCTGCTGCCTTGCCGGCAAGCCAGTACGCCGCGGGCTTCACACGACGCGGCCCCTTGTCTGCCAGTGCCGTGGCTACTGCGTGCAATACCTCGTCATGATCGTCGAGCTCGGACAGCAATTCGAGGGCCGCGGCCGCTGCCGGAGGCTCGGCAATACCCACATAAATCTGAGGGTTTTCCGTGATCTGTTTGCGTGCCCAATCACCGATGCCCGACGTGTCTTCGGGGAACTCGAGATGCGCAGCCGACACCAGATCAACGAGCGCGATGACCGCTGATGCCTCGTCGGCATGCAGATTGTCGCGGATCTCGAGCATCCGAGCGCGGTTAGCCAAATGGTATGCCTCGAAATCGAAACCTTCGATCGCGACGTAATCACCGTCGCGGACGTAGCCGGCCGAGTCG
Proteins encoded:
- a CDS encoding SEC-C metal-binding domain-containing protein; translated protein: MDPNDLIAEAAMELLRQHGPQTAADWGNLLAEAGHGTADDMTEFVEYVEDPLLGYLSGERYAALDTLFEHRVLTHRLTDAEISSGVLDANPDLMVLRVFLDSFEEDEDREMRVVHRGLDDDILAERGIDDPKFPADEGFLLASDALSECAAGDLIGLFVADRELTLCTIAEVLDPAPSFGDALGSILSETGAETLDAIVWQLMLEDPSLFRQPAAPLGELLDSAGYVRDGDYVAIEGFDFEAYHLANRARMLEIRDNLHADEASAVIALVDLVSAAHLEFPEDTSGIGDWARKQITENPQIYVGIAEPPAAAAALELLSELDDHDEVLHAVATALADKGPRRVKPAAYWLAGKAADSLGKIIVAEAYYESALDRDPDWVPAIFDLALLVADRSDATRALALLGRIEGGESEILHDVLARYAPADHPELGRNDKCWCGSGRKFKVCHLGKAEVTFDDRANWLYVKAQLFSRTPEYFDEVFDLAEVRAQHWDDEDALTRALEGGLAVDAALFDGNIFEAFIGRRGELLPADELELAQRWLEVPRSVYEVVSTVPGTSLTLSDVRTGDVHDVADEWGSLNLEAGALVCTRVLPAGATMRTFGGIEPIAVEDKDALIALIDSPDTQPWQLVEFLSARFAMR